The following is a genomic window from Janibacter sp. DB-40.
TCGGCCTGGGTCACCCGCTTGATCTTGTCCGCCTCGGCCAGCGACTGGGCGGCGTCGCGGTCCCGCTGGGCGGCGTTGATGGAGTTCATCGAGTCCCGCACCCTCTGGTCGGGGGAGATGTCGGTGACCAGGGTGTTGACGATCTGGAAGCCGTAACGGGCCATGGACTCCGACAACCGGTTCTCCACGGCCGAGGCGATGTCGTCCTTGGACTCGAAGGAGGTGTCCAGGGTCATCGACGACAGCGACGAGCGGACGGTGTCGAAGACGTAGGAGCGGATCTGCTCCTCCGGGTTGTCCAGCTTGTAGTAGGCGTCGACGACGTTCTCCTCGCCGATGACGAACTGCACCGCCACGGGGATGGTGACGAAGACGTTGTCCTTGGTCTTGGTCTCGATGTTGACCTCGAGCTGGCGGACGCGCAGCGAGATCGGTCGCGTCGTGGTCTCGATGAAGGGCGTCTTGACGTTCAGGCCCGGCTTGGCGACCTTCTTGTACTTGCCGAAGCGCTCCACGATCACGTTCTCCTGCGTCTTGACCGTGAAGAAGATGCTGGTGCGCAGGCCACCGAAAACGAGGGTCGCCACCCCCGCCACGACGACGGCGACGATGGCAAGGGTGATCAGCAGATCCATGGCGGACTCCGTTGTCAGGGGACGTGGTCCTCCACCGTATCGGTCCACGCCAAGGCCGCCACGGCCCGACGCGACCGTGCAACGTGGAGGCCGGAATAGTCCCAGGCATCCAGGGGCTTCATCCGATGAGGACCGGGAGCCATCGAGCCCCCGGTCGTTCCGTCGACCAAGGAGTTCCACCCGCCGTGCGCGTTCCCCTGAGCATCCTCGATCTCGTCTCCATCTCGGAGGGCTCGTCGGCCCGAGAGGCCATCGCCGACGCCATGTCGGCGGCACGGCTCGCTGACCGGCTCGGTTATGCGCGGATCTGGTACGCCGAGCACCACAACACGGAGAGCATCGCCTCCAGCGCCACGTCACTGGTCATCGCCGAAGCGGCGCACGCCACCGAGCGGATTCGCCTCGGAGCCGGCGGGGTCATGCTGCCCAACCACGCCCCGCTCATGGTGGCCGAGCAGTACGGGACCCTCGCCAACGTCCACGGCGACCGCATCGACCTCGGCCTCGGCCGCGCCCCCGGCACCGACATGATGACGGCCCAGGCGCTGAGCCGCTCCTCGGCGGAGCCCCAGGCCTTCGCGCAGAACATCTACGACCTGCAGGGGTGGTTCGGCCCGGAGGGCACCGGCCACAGCACGCCGATCGCCTCGGTCGTGTCCGCCGGGACGGACGTGCCCATCTGGGTGCTCGGGTCGACCGTCAACGGAGCCTCGATCGCCGGACAGCTGGGCCTGCCCTTCTCCCTGGCCTCGCACTTCGCCCCGGACCAGATCGATGATGCGATCAGGGTCTACCGGGAGAGCTTCACCGCTGATGCGCCGACCGCGCAGATCGAGCAGCCATACGTCATGGCCGGGGTCAACGTGATGGTGGCCGACAGCGATGCCGAGGCCGAGCGGCAGTTCACCACCGTCGGCCAGATGTTCGCCGGCATGGCGCGTGGGGAGCGCGGCAGGCTGCGGCCTCCGGTTGACGCCGGCACCCCGGGCCTCGACAGCCCGATGCTTGCCGTCAAGGCCATCGGCTCACCCGCGCGTGCCGTGCGGCAGCTGGAGGAGTTCGTCGAGCGTACGGGCGCCGACGAACTCATCACCGTGACCTATGCCTTCGAGCCATCCGTCCGGGAGCGCTCGATCGAGCTGCTGGCGCAGGCCTGGGACTGACCCACACCCCTCGGCCCCGCTCGGAGTCAGGACGCGGCCTGCACGATCAGCCGCCGCCACTCGTCCTCGTCCTTGCCCGTCGCGACGAGGGTGTCGGGGTCCTGCTCGTCCCGGACGAAGGCGTGGCAGTCGCCGCCCTCCTGCGCGAGGACGAGGTCCGTGCTCGTGTGCCCACCGGAGTCGTCCCACCGGTTGACGGTGACCAGGGCCGTGCAGGGGCTGCTGCCCAGGAGCGTGTCCGCATCGGCGCCCTCGGGTCCACGACCGCCGGAGGGAAGGCGCTTCCACAACCGCTCCAGCGCCTCCTCGTGGCCGCGCAGGGAGTAGGTGTGGATGCCCAGCGCATCGATGAGCACCTCGAGGGTGATGCCCTCCGGCTGCGGCATGAGCACGAACCGCCACGGCTGGTCCGGCTCCGTACCCGTGACGCGAGCGTCGATGGCGATCCGTGAGCGGTGCTGGACGGCGGTCCCGATGCCGAGGTCGCCCCGCACCTGCAGCGTGTCCGAGCCCCTGTCGGTCGAGATGAGGCCCCGGGCTGCGAGGGAGCGCACGGCCTCGGCGATGAGCTCGGGGGCGGGCTTCTCCTCGAAGAGGTGGTCGATCGCGCCGACGGCGTCGATCTCGGCCAGGGTGTAGGCGCCGAGGAGGACCGGGCCGGTCCCCACGAGGTCCACGAGGTTCTCGAGGGTCTCGGCCGGGATGTCGGCCGAGCTCGTCGTGCTGGTCATGGTTCCTCCTGTGTCGGCGACCGGCGGCAGGGTCCATCGGGGCGGCCCGGCCCCACGAGCCCGGTCGAGCGCCCGTCGCGCGTCCTGGACCTGCCCGGTGTGCACGTGGATGTTGACGGCGCCGAACATGCCGCGCCCGTTGCGCGTCCCCGGATCGAAGACGAGCTCGGCCGTGGTGCTCGCCCGGTCCGGCGGCGGGAAGTGCCGCGCGAGGTCGGGTGAGGCGGACGTGGTGTCGTCCGCGTCCTCGATCCTTTCCAGGGCGGCAGTCAGCTCGTCGAGAGCCGCCGGGGACACCGGGAGCGACGAGGAGATGGCCGGGGAGAGGTACATCGGCCACCGCTCGGTCTGCTTCGACAGTCCCCACGGGCCGACGTTGCTCTTGGTGATGCGGTAGACGACGAAGTCGCACAGGTGCAGGAAGTCGGTCCACGTCGGCAGGCGGAAGCCGTGCCCCATCGCCGCCGGGGTCTTCTCGAACTGCAGCCACGTCCCCGTCCTCGTGCGACCGTGCAGCTTCTCCCGCACGAGCGGGCCCTTCATGCCCAGGTCCGGGTACTGCGACTTGTCCATCGTCTTGTGGTGGCTGGACAGGCGCTCCCGGGACGTGGGGAAGCGCCACCTCTCGTAGAGGTCGGGATCGTCGACGAGCACGTGCCCGCCCCAGAGGACCTCGCGCAGCTGTGGCACGTCGAGCCCGTGCCGCTCGAGGTCCTGGATGATCGTCGCCTCGTGGTCGGTGAGGCGGTCGACGGCGAGCTCCAGGCCGTCGCGGTACTCGCCGACCCGGGAGGTGATGTCGACGAGCAACTTCACCCGGCGCCGGATCCGGTCTCCCTCGGCGCGGTCGACGCTGGTGCCCGTGGGCGTCGGCTGTGGTGACGTCCTCACCATGGCACCGTACTGCCCAGAGGGGTCCGCGGGGAGGGGGCGAATCAGCGAGACGTGGGGTGGCGGCGTGCGGAGCCTCCCCGTGCCCACCGCCTGCGGTGGATAGGGTCGACCCGGGAGCGTGGGAAGGCCGCCGTGAACGACATCGCGATGACACTGATCGCTGCCGCAGCGTTCGGCACGGTCGCGCACGTGCTGCGCGTACCGGCGCTGGTCGGCTTC
Proteins encoded in this region:
- a CDS encoding LLM class flavin-dependent oxidoreductase; translation: MRVPLSILDLVSISEGSSAREAIADAMSAARLADRLGYARIWYAEHHNTESIASSATSLVIAEAAHATERIRLGAGGVMLPNHAPLMVAEQYGTLANVHGDRIDLGLGRAPGTDMMTAQALSRSSAEPQAFAQNIYDLQGWFGPEGTGHSTPIASVVSAGTDVPIWVLGSTVNGASIAGQLGLPFSLASHFAPDQIDDAIRVYRESFTADAPTAQIEQPYVMAGVNVMVADSDAEAERQFTTVGQMFAGMARGERGRLRPPVDAGTPGLDSPMLAVKAIGSPARAVRQLEEFVERTGADELITVTYAFEPSVRERSIELLAQAWD
- a CDS encoding SPFH domain-containing protein translates to MDLLITLAIVAVVVAGVATLVFGGLRTSIFFTVKTQENVIVERFGKYKKVAKPGLNVKTPFIETTTRPISLRVRQLEVNIETKTKDNVFVTIPVAVQFVIGEENVVDAYYKLDNPEEQIRSYVFDTVRSSLSSMTLDTSFESKDDIASAVENRLSESMARYGFQIVNTLVTDISPDQRVRDSMNSINAAQRDRDAAQSLAEADKIKRVTQAEADADARRLQGEGVAAQRKAIATGIAEQYEMLKRAGIEDTAEQLLLMNQYFDTLGDVARNGKSNVLFLPSNPGSVGDLFQEIRNSLLSAQEAGRASDAADPDVGSGFEEYRP